The stretch of DNA GCTCATCTATATTAAACGCCATAGGAAAAGCTCTAGAAACTATCCCTATTGACGATGTTTTTTACTTATCGTTAGGTTTTCCGATAATAGTAAAAGTATAGATGTTAACTCTTGCTAAAATTGGCTTTCATATGTGTTGTCTAATGAGGTAGATTTTTTAAAGTAATTCATTTATACTTAAATTGTGATAATAGGAGGGGTACAAGTTGAACGAGTTTGAAAAAGATGTGCAGTATAAAGGTAATGATGTAGTTGATTCAATTAAAGGTTTTACTTTTTCATTTTTATTCTTCTTTTTGATCTTTGCTATTGGCGTAGTAATTAGTTTTATCGGTCAATAATTGAAGAATGAATTACAAAAAGGAAGGGATTATAGCATCTCTTCTTTTTTATTTTCTTTACAAAGATAGTTTATGGCAAATGTATTAAAAATGTTCCTTGATTATTTGAAAAAAAATATTGGATGGCACCATGCATATCTGTACGTAGAATATCAATGCTTTTTGATTCCATTGTTTCAATTACTTCAACCGCGGGATGACCATATCGATTATTTCTACCTACCGATATCAATCCAAAATCAGGATCTATTTTTTCAATAAATTCACTATCACTGGACGTATCACTTCCATGATGAGCAATTTTTAGAATATCGATATTCATTTCTGGATGATTATTTAATAATGACTTTTCTACTCCGCTTCCTATATCTCCAGTAAAAAGCCATTTGCCCCCTAAATCAGCATACATTACTAATGAATTATCATTTACCGTCTGATGATCACTAGTTGGAGAAAGAACATAAAAATTAGTAAAATCGGCTTTGATTATCTGCCCTGCTTCAATTCTTTTAATAATTTGCTTTGGAAATAAAGACTGAATATCATTGATTATCTGATCATCAAAAAATGAACTGACCAAAATTGTATCAACGGTTACTTCTTCTAAAATATACTCCAGACTTCCAATATGATCCAAGTCTTCATGTGTCAATATAATTGCATCCAAATGCGTTATCCCCCTGGAATAAAAATAAGGACGTAATATTTGTTTATATACACCTCTATTTGCCTCCATACTTTCAAAATCAAAGGTTGATCCTGCATCCAATAAAATTGTGTCTTGTCTGTACGGAGTCTCAATTAAGATGGCATCTCCTTGTCCAATGTCAAACATTGTAACAATTCCTTCGTCACTTACATATGGTTTCAATGCTCCAATGATTACAGGTAGGCAAAAAAGTACTCCTGATAAAAATGCCATCTTCATTCTTTTTAGCTCTAGTTCATACATAAATCGAAAGAAAAAAATATAATAAGCAAATACCGCCGCAATAGATAACCCGCTCATAAGCAAAGGAAATGACAAATAAGTGTCAACCCATACTAGAAAAGCTACTACGATAGAATGAATCCATTGAAAAGAATTATCTAAAATGAGAAGCAAATGCTTTGGAAAGAAAGAAAATAACGTAGCAATATACATAAATGGTATGACCAAAAAGGTGAAGTAAGGAATAATAATGACATTGAGTAGAATCGATAGTGGTTGAAAAATATAAAAATAATGTAATTGTAGTGGGAGGATAGCCATTTGAGATACAAAACTGATCTGGACTATATTCCATAGAGTTGAGGTTGAATGAGTTATCCATTTGGCGGATAGAAGAATGCCAAAGGTGACCGCAAAGGAAAATTGAAATCCCAGTTCATATATAACGTAAGGATCAAAAAGAATTAATGACATAAATACAAAACTAAATATATCTATATACAGAAATTTCTTTTTAAACTTTTGTACGATAAGCAATATCGTAATCATCCAAACTGCTCTCC from Oceanobacillus iheyensis HTE831 encodes:
- a CDS encoding YqzM family protein, with the translated sequence MNEFEKDVQYKGNDVVDSIKGFTFSFLFFFLIFAIGVVISFIGQ
- a CDS encoding DNA internalization-related competence protein ComEC/Rec2; the protein is MKGYWYYAAITTGAAILFVITRAEWLPLLIILWLIWLKTRKGLPTLPFIISIISFCFFIFYIPEVEEGVEKEDFQHQSSPLTGSINGSVVITEDYMQFQLDGSQSESNVNFLVMYFFDQSPRSQALFVKNNELLHGATCTIYTSHESIEKPPSSTNPAQFNYQQFLLQKDIHYQIIMEDVDQLHCTNPKPLSHIYLLRHQLIDYVKGRWSDETVTWLTSIVFGDDSMMDEPTEELFQRWSLSHIIAISGSNITLIITIVFLLLVKGNIVTKERAQTLLILFLPFYGILAGGEPSVWRAVWMITILLIVQKFKKKFLYIDIFSFVFMSLILFDPYVIYELGFQFSFAVTFGILLSAKWITHSTSTLWNIVQISFVSQMAILPLQLHYFYIFQPLSILLNVIIIPYFTFLVIPFMYIATLFSFFPKHLLLILDNSFQWIHSIVVAFLVWVDTYLSFPLLMSGLSIAAVFAYYIFFFRFMYELELKRMKMAFLSGVLFCLPVIIGALKPYVSDEGIVTMFDIGQGDAILIETPYRQDTILLDAGSTFDFESMEANRGVYKQILRPYFYSRGITHLDAIILTHEDLDHIGSLEYILEEVTVDTILVSSFFDDQIINDIQSLFPKQIIKRIEAGQIIKADFTNFYVLSPTSDHQTVNDNSLVMYADLGGKWLFTGDIGSGVEKSLLNNHPEMNIDILKIAHHGSDTSSDSEFIEKIDPDFGLISVGRNNRYGHPAVEVIETMESKSIDILRTDMHGAIQYFFSNNQGTFLIHLP